The proteins below come from a single Phocoena sinus isolate mPhoSin1 chromosome 2, mPhoSin1.pri, whole genome shotgun sequence genomic window:
- the HAUS2 gene encoding HAUS augmin-like complex subunit 2 isoform X1: MAEATPWDPASEPNAAGLLLGHFVASGLVTQEMLNISKKSTSCFVNFSRLQQITDIQAEIYQKNLEIELLRLEKDAADVVHPSFLAQKCHTLQSMNNHLEAVLKEKRSLRQRLLKPMCQENLPIEAVYHRYMVHLLELAVTFIERLEDHLEIIRNVPHLDENLKKMSTALAEMDILVAETAELAENILKWREQQKEISSCIPRVLAEENFLHKYDVTVPP, encoded by the exons ATGGCTGAGGCGACCCCTTGGGATCCGGCGTCCGAGCCAAACGCTGCGGGGCTACTGCTGGGACATTTCGTAGCTTCGGGGTTGGTTACTCAG GAGATGTTAAATATATCTAAGAAATCAACTTCTTGCTTTGTGAACTTCTCCAGACTACAGCAGATCACAGATATTCAAGCTGAAATCTACCAG AAAAACCTGGAAATTGAACTCCTAAGACTAGAAAAAGATGCAGCAGATGTTGTCCATCCTTCCTTTTTGG CACAGAAGTGTCATACTCTGCAAAGCATGAATAATCATTTGGAAGCGGTGCTAAAAGAAAAGCGGTCCCTCAGGCAAAGACTGTTGAAACCCATGTGCCAAGAAAACTTGCCTATTGAAGCTGTTTATCACAG aTACATGGTGCATTTGCTGGAGTTGGCAGTAACTTTCATTGAGAGATTAGAAGATCATcttgaaataattagaaatgtcCCTCATTTAGAtgaaaatctaaagaaaatg AGCACAGCCTTAGCAGAGATGGATATTTTGGTGGCTGAGACAGCAGAACTGGCAGAGAATATACTCAAGTGGCGAGAACAACAGAAGGAGATTTCCTCTTGTATCCCCAGAGTATTAGCTGAAGAAAATTTTCTTCATAAATATGATGTTACAGTGCCTCCTTaa
- the HAUS2 gene encoding HAUS augmin-like complex subunit 2 isoform X2, with amino-acid sequence MLNISKKSTSCFVNFSRLQQITDIQAEIYQKNLEIELLRLEKDAADVVHPSFLAQKCHTLQSMNNHLEAVLKEKRSLRQRLLKPMCQENLPIEAVYHRYMVHLLELAVTFIERLEDHLEIIRNVPHLDENLKKMSTALAEMDILVAETAELAENILKWREQQKEISSCIPRVLAEENFLHKYDVTVPP; translated from the exons ATGTTAAATATATCTAAGAAATCAACTTCTTGCTTTGTGAACTTCTCCAGACTACAGCAGATCACAGATATTCAAGCTGAAATCTACCAG AAAAACCTGGAAATTGAACTCCTAAGACTAGAAAAAGATGCAGCAGATGTTGTCCATCCTTCCTTTTTGG CACAGAAGTGTCATACTCTGCAAAGCATGAATAATCATTTGGAAGCGGTGCTAAAAGAAAAGCGGTCCCTCAGGCAAAGACTGTTGAAACCCATGTGCCAAGAAAACTTGCCTATTGAAGCTGTTTATCACAG aTACATGGTGCATTTGCTGGAGTTGGCAGTAACTTTCATTGAGAGATTAGAAGATCATcttgaaataattagaaatgtcCCTCATTTAGAtgaaaatctaaagaaaatg AGCACAGCCTTAGCAGAGATGGATATTTTGGTGGCTGAGACAGCAGAACTGGCAGAGAATATACTCAAGTGGCGAGAACAACAGAAGGAGATTTCCTCTTGTATCCCCAGAGTATTAGCTGAAGAAAATTTTCTTCATAAATATGATGTTACAGTGCCTCCTTaa
- the HAUS2 gene encoding HAUS augmin-like complex subunit 2 isoform X3 — protein sequence MNAERYMVHLLELAVTFIERLEDHLEIIRNVPHLDENLKKMSTALAEMDILVAETAELAENILKWREQQKEISSCIPRVLAEENFLHKYDVTVPP from the exons ATGAATGCAGAAAG aTACATGGTGCATTTGCTGGAGTTGGCAGTAACTTTCATTGAGAGATTAGAAGATCATcttgaaataattagaaatgtcCCTCATTTAGAtgaaaatctaaagaaaatg AGCACAGCCTTAGCAGAGATGGATATTTTGGTGGCTGAGACAGCAGAACTGGCAGAGAATATACTCAAGTGGCGAGAACAACAGAAGGAGATTTCCTCTTGTATCCCCAGAGTATTAGCTGAAGAAAATTTTCTTCATAAATATGATGTTACAGTGCCTCCTTaa